The Canis lupus dingo isolate Sandy chromosome 34, ASM325472v2, whole genome shotgun sequence genome contains the following window.
CAAGGTCTTCTCCAGGGCAAGATAGCTGAGAGCTTCAaggacttgggggtggggtgggatggggtagTGCCTGGTGGGAATCATTCTCTGGTGTCCTGACCTTTCCTGGACAGCCTCTTTCTCCCCATCCCGAGCATGGCCTCTGACCTTTGTTCTTCTGTTGCTTCCCAGAAACCCTCATGGACACAAAATGGGTGACGTCTGAGTTGGCATGGACATCTCATCCAGAAAGTGGGGTAAGCCTTTCCCACCATCTCCCCTGAGTGTTGGTTGGTCAAGTAGGCCGCTTCCTCCTTCAGCATCCATTCTGCTCCAGCTCAGGGCTGGAGAAgggctgcctctgccccctgcctatCACTGTCCCCTCCTGTGCCGTTCACATCCTTGGCACCTGTCACCTTCCTTCTTTGCCTATGGGTGTTTCTCACCCTTTCAGCCTTCAGCCTGACTGTGTCCTCCTCCCCATACACACCATCTTTGCCccatcttccctctgcctatccctCAGCCTACCTTTGGCCTGTCACCGTCCCTTTCCTGCCTGACAGCTCTTTACATGTCTTCTGCAAccatctccctccttcctgggTCCCTGGGTAGGGCACTGGCTTGGGGACCAGGAAACTTTGGCTCCAGATCtctgacttgctgtgtgacttttagTGAGGCAGTTTTCTGGGCTTCCTGTAGTTCTGACATTTCCAAAATATCCTAATTAATCTCCCTAGTTGGCCTTCACAACTACACTGAGCTCTGAAACACTGTGGTGGGATGGCGTTAAAGGCCCTCATTCACCAGgcctgactgtgtgaccttgggcaagtctctacCTTTGAGAGTCTTGGCTTCCTCTTCTATAGAGTGAGGACAACAGATGTATCTTCTCATGGAGTCGTAGTGAAGGTTAAATGTGATAGCGATAGgcagtatttattgaatgtttgctCTGTATGGGTCATTGTTACAGGcccattatatatattaaaccGATTTGATTCCCTACCACCTCATTTATATCCAATCAGCTCCATTTTACAGGCAATGAAACCGAGGCCTAAAAATAACAAACGTTATAGCTAACAGTCCCATAGTAATTTGCAAACACTCTAAGCTTGTCAttcatttaaagttatttattccCTATACATCTTTATTCTTGCCATGTTACAGATGGGAGAACAGTGGTACAGGGAGGTTAAGTGACATAAGCCATAGTCACACAGCaggaactgggatttgaacccatgtaGTCTGCATGCTCAGCCACGATACCACAGAAGCATCTCAGTGAAGTAAATACAGATCTGGGCATGGGGTAAAGCACCTGGCAAATGTTGGTGCTCACTCAGTCTTTTTCACTGCGCAGTGGGAAGAGGTGAGTGGCTACGATGAGGCCATGAACCCCATCCGCACGTACCAGGTGTGTAACGTGCGAGAGTCAAGCCAGAACAACTGGCTTCGCACGGGGTTCATCTGGCGGCGAGAGGTTCAGCGCGTCTATGTGGAGCTCAAGTTTACCGTGCGTGACTGCAACAGCATCCCCAACATCCCTGGCTCCTGTAAAGAGACTTTCAACCTCTTCTACTATGAGGCTGACAGTGATGTGGCTTCAGCCTCCTCCCCCTTCTGGATGGAGAACCCCTATGTGAAGGTGGACACCATCGCGCCCGATGAGAGCTTCTCAAGGCTTGATGCTGGCCGTGTCAACACCAAGGTGCGAAGCTTTGGGCCACTTTCCAAGGCCGGTTTCTACTTGGCCTTCCAGGACCAGGGTGCCTGCATGTCACTCATCTCTGTGCGTGCCTTCTACAAGAAGTGTGCATCTACCACCGCGGGCTTCGCCCTCTTTCCTGAGACCCTCACGGGGGCTGAGCCCACCTCTCTGGTCATTGCCCCTGGCACCTGCATTGCTAATGCTGTGGAGGTGTCAGTGCCACTCAAGCTCTACTGCAATGGCGATGGGGAATGGATGGTGCCTGTAGGAGCCTGCACCTGTGCCACCGGCCATGAGCCAGCTGCCAAGGAATCCCAGTGCCGCCGTGAGTGGGGACTGgcctggtgggaggaggggaggactTGGGCCAAAGCCACCTACTGCCTCCCACCTGCCAGTCAAGGAGGTCTGACGTCAggcctgaggcagagggaggaaagggaaaaggagtaTCAAGTGCAATATGGTgtaaggagggagaggagagaaaatgaggagacACACCAGAATAATAAGGGGAAACAAAGAAACTAAAGGGACAGGAAGAGAAACATGGAGAATCCTTGGTAAGGAGATGCCTCTCAGAGAGTCAGACAGTCAGCAGAGATGCCTGCTTTGTTTGGCCCCGAGTGGATACTTCTTCCTGGAAGCACTAGATGGGCCCCAGAACCGTGGGGTTAGGGCTTGTGGGCACTCAACCCTTGGGATCTCATCTGCTCCTTGAGAGGCAGTATTTATAGTCCAGTGGTCAGGGACCCAGTCCTTCAAGTCTGAGTCCTCACTCTGTCACTCAGCAcctgtgggaccttgggcaagttacttaactcttTGAACCTCAGATTCCTCATATGCAAGATGGGAACAATGGTGGTGGTCCCTTATGGACTCGTGGTGGGCTTAAGTGAGTCAATGCATGTGAAGCTCTTGGAGCAGTGCCTGGGACATGGCAACACAAGTACTACCTAAGTGTCAGCCATGACTCTCTTAGAATCCCTGGGATGTGTGGGGCCAGGGATTCTCTTGTCCTCCTTTCATACAGGAGGAGGTTAGGAGGCTTGTCCATGGTGGCTTGCCAAGACACCTATGACCTTAAGATGTACTAGACTTCCAGCCATAAAACCCATTCATGAAGGGTTCTCATTTGAGCCTCATCACAGTCTTGTAAGGTAGATTCCCGTTATCTCCCCTATTTTGccagtaaggaaactgagtctcccAATGTGTTACAGCTGGGAATGTGGGAGCTGGGGCTATAGCCTTGTCCAGTGCTCTACTATGTGCAGGGCAAGATGCCTAGGGCCTTGCCTTCTTGCCCTTATGCCCTGACACCTGCAGCCTGTAACTCTaaggggtgggggctggctctTAACACAGCCCTAGGTGTGAGGGGACTGGCTGCCCAACCTGGCTGGCAGCCCACCCCACCTCCGTTCTGGGTGTTGTCATGGCAGGGTGAACAGTGCCTTGCCCGGCCCCTCTCCACTTCTCTATGGGAACCTGCCCCAGACTTCCTCTTCATAAGtggagaaagggggtgggggtgatgagCCTGACAGCCTGAAGAGGGGCTAACACTCTGCAGGTCCCTGGCAGGAAATGCATGCTGGTTCCCATAGCAaccagcctggcctggcctctgccccctccccccactggctCCAAAGAGCTTGGGGTGGAATATCACCTTCATGAGGGGAGATTAAACCCCAGAGAAGAGCATAGCCCCAACTCTGGGCATTCCCCATGCTGGATGACCTCCCCGAAGCAGTCAGACATGGATAGAGTGACCATATGCTTTAATGGGTCTGGGGCAGTCCTGGCTTATGCTTCTTATGACATGGTTATTATTAGCAGCCCCTTTCACTCTCAGAACATTCCAGTTGGAATAATAAGTTAAATGACTGTCATAGATATGTGGAATCCCCCAACCCGGCCCAAGGGCTCAAGTCTGAATGGcaagagaggaaactgagaagaGATGTTTGGGCACCCAGCCTGGGGTGCCTTTTGAGGATGCTTTGAGGGCTCTGAACTCCTGGTGACCCCAGCCTTCCTGCTTGCTGTCTTTCTCTCATCTGCTCAGCCTTCTTcagcccccacctctgcccaaGGGCAGAAAGGAGCTGCTGCCCTGCTCCTGGTGGGTGGTAGGTGGGGAGAGAGGCTGGTTGTGGGAGCAAGGCCCCCCTCTGGCTGTTCCGAGGAGGCCCCGAGGGTCCTAGGACTGATTTTCCTCAAATttcagggaggggcaggggcatcCTGGCAGAGTAGAGGGTGCTGCAAGCCTGCCAGTggtctcttccccacccctcctcttccttctctcttccctgcctcaACAAGCCCAGGCTGCCCAGGTGATGGGGCTGACGTCTTCGCCCGTGAGGCcccagggtaggggtggggggccggggcggggaggaATCTGCTGACGTGGGGTTTCCACGGGGCAAAAGGGCCTTTTGTAGCTGCATGGAGTGAGGCAATCCTAGCATAGCCCCCACAGTCTAGGAGGTGGAGGGGCCAAGACCTGTGCTGGGGGAGGGCCAGATTCTCACAGATCTGAAGAGCATGTCCATCCTCTTCTTCCCCGCAGCCTGTCCCCCTGGGAGTTACAAGgcaaagcagggagaggggccctgcctcccctgcccctccaacAGCCGCACCACCTCACCGGCTGCCGGCATCTGCACCTGCCACAGTAACTTCTATCGTGCAGATTCAGATTCTGCAGACAGTGCCTGTACCAGTAAGTGAACTCACGGCCTCATCCTGTGCCACTCCAGGCCTTCCGTCTGGGGGCCTAAACAATCGCTATAAATACCCATTTTCCAGATAGGGAAACCAAGGCCCGAGGATGTTCGACGTTGTGTGCAATATGGCACAGCTGAGAAGTGACTGGCCCTGGGCCAGAATCCAGGTCAGCTGGCTCAGCCTTGCCACCAGCATTGAATAAGCACTGACTAGCGCCTAGCCAGGCATCAGAAGCCGCTGGGACATCTAGTTCCTCGCTCCTTCCACTGTGTAGAACTGCTGTTCTCCTGACCCAACCGTAACTGTAGAGGGGGCCTCAAGTCCTTAGGCCAGCCCAGTGCCCTGCTTTCTCCCTGCGCTGGCCTTTGGTGCCAGGCGTTGTGCCAGGTGCCAGGGATGTGGAAGAGAATAAGATACAGTCACTGTCCTAAAGGAACTTGCAACCTGGTGGGAGAAACAGATGTGAAAACAGATAATGACCATATAATGTGCTAAGTGCTGGGCTGGAAGGATGCCCAGGAATTGTGTTATGGGAGTGCagaagacaggaaggagaagaatcaaggaaggcttccaaGAGGGGGTGACATCTCAGGTTGAGCCTTGAAGGCTAAATAGAGTCTCCCCAGTGAAGAAGGGGAGGAAAGACATTCTGCTTATTAAAGTCGAGACAAAAGCAAGGAAGCAGCTTGCAGTCCTCAGGAGCTGTGGGTAGAAGGGTGGTGCTAGGGTCCCGGCTCActgccctctccctccacctttccTCCAGCGGTGCCATCTCCTCCTCGGGGCGTGATCTCCAACGTGAACGAGACCTCGCTGATCCTCGAGTGGAGCGAGCCCCGGGACCTGGGTGGCCGGGACGACCTCCTGTACAATGTCATCTGCAAGAAGTGCCATGGGGGCCCTGGGGCCGGGGGCACCTCAGCCTGCTCTCGCTGTGACGACAACGTGGAGTTCGTGCCTCGGCAGCTGGGCCTGACGGAGCGCCGGGTGCACATCAGCCATCTGCTGGCCCACACACGCTATACCTTTGAGGTGCAGGCAGTCAATGGTGTCTCGGGCAAGAGCCCTCTGCCCCCCCGCTACGCAGCTGTGAACATCACCACCAACCAGGCTGGTGAGGAGGGGACATGCGAGGGTAGGGCCTGGGTCATTTTCTCCCACTCAGAGCTGAGGTGGCCTGGGGCCTGCCTGGGGACCACCAGGGGAGGGATGCCAGGGCCCGCCGAGCCCATCATGAGGCCCTGCCCCCACTTCTTCCCTCAGCTCCATCTGAAGTGCCTACACTGCATCTGCACAGCAGCTCGGGCAGcagcctcaccctgtcctgggcACCCCCAGAGCGGCCCAATGGAGTCATCCTGGACTATGAGATGAAGTACTTTGAGAAGGTCAGAGCCttgaggggcaggagaaggaggaggccTTGGGGTGAGAAGATGACCCCCCAGATGGTGGCAGGGGTCCTGGGGAGCACGGTCTTGGGTACTGAGATGGCCGCAGGTGGGCCCCGGGGGCAGCAGGGGCTGGTGGGCCTCAGGGCCACTGAGGTGCCTTATTTCTCCTGGTGTTGCAGAGTGAGGGCATTGCCTCCACGGTGACCAGCCAGAAGAACTCGGTGCAGCTGGACGGGCTGCGGCCTGACGCCCGCTATGTGGTCCAGGTCCGTGCCCGCACTGTAGCTGGCTACGGACAGTACAGCCGTCCAGCTGAGTTTGAGACCACAAGCGAGAGAGGTGTGTACCCCACTGCACCTGCTCCCACACACCCATActtccccatcccatccccccacttaCCCAGTCCCCTCCCCGTCTCCAGGCTCTGGTGCCCAGCAGCTCCAGGAGCAGCTTCCCCTCATTGTGGGCTCTGCCACAGCTGGGCTTGTCTTCGTGGTAGCTGTGGTGGTCATCGCTGTCGTCTGCCTCAGGTACTCTCAGGCCCGGCTTGCTCCCCAGGGCTGGCGAGAGCTGCCCCAGAGTACCCAAGAGTGCACATGCCGCAGACGCCCCTGATGGGCGCAGGCACTTCTTGCTGGCAAGGCCCTCTCTAGTCCTGCACATGTCCTCACCCTGTCCCCTGCCCGTCCCCTGGCAGGTCCCCTCAGGGACCGAGTCCACTGAGCCCCTTGCCCAGAGACCCAGGAGCTGCTGTTCCTGCTACCTGCGGGACCAGGCAGGAGGCCATCCACTGCACACCCTGCCCCTCCTGTGAGCCCAAGGGTcccctggacagagggagctGTTGGGCTTGTCTCAGGCCTCgcctccaccctgccccctccaggAAGCAGCGGCATGGCTCTGATTCGGAATACACAGAGAAGCTGCAGCAGTACAGTGAGTTTGTCTCTTTATCCTGATCCTGTTCCCCCCAGAGTTCCCCCGGTCCCTGCAGGGTTTGGAGAGACCCTTTTCCCTGCCTAGGATTTCACCCCGTGTACTGCTATCCCGCATAGCCCCTCCTGCTTCCATTTCCTGAGCCCCTGCCTCACTCCTGCTAGAACCAGAGGTGAATGAGAAGCGACCCCTTTCCTCAGAGGCAGCTAATCCTAGGAGAAAGACAAGATACGTACGCATggggggaaaatgagagaaaaatgtagTGTGTTAAGCTGGGTGTTCCTGTTACAAAGGGCAGCGAGAGTGCAGAAAagaggagggcttcctggaggaggtggccttgGGCTGAGCTGAGCCAGGCGGGTTGAACAGGGTTtagagaggaggtggaggagagcaTTCCTTGGCTAGAGGAGCCTCTGgaaggtggtgggtgggtgggtggggagagtgCCCGACTGTGGGGGCAGTGAGAAGACGGATTTGACAGCTGCCAGGGAGTGAGGCTGAGTAGCTGTGGCCAGTCCTTGGAGGGTCgtgaaaggcaggcagaggagttTGGACTTGACTCCACCATAGGTAATCCGAAAGGCCCTCAAGCTGGGGAGTAATACAATGTGAGTATTGTTTTAGGGAGTCAGGTATGCTGGAGAGATTGGTGGGAAAAGTCCAGAGGCAGAGAGCCCAGCTGGGAGACTATTGCAATAGTCTTGAGTGTTAAAGGCCTGAaccagggcaggggcagcgggAATGAGGGGAGGGACTTATCTGAGAGAGGTTTTGACCTGATGAGagatgagggagaaagaagaataagGATCCTAGGTGTCTAGCCTTTATGGTCACTGGTTTCCATGGAGGGAATGAGGTgcagaggatggggaaggggcgAGTTGGGGCTCCCACAGAGAGGAACGGGGAGCAGACTtagcagggaggctgggaagtgtgCTTCCATCAGGGatgagagggaggggcagcacCCTGGGCCTGAGGGCACAGCCTGAGGagttccctccctctcccccaccccagaccgAAGATCTGGTCCCTCTCATgccctgccttttctttctctagttGCTCCTGGAATGAAGGTGTATATAGACCCTTTTACCTACGAAGACCCTAATGAGGCTGTGCGGGAGTTTGCCAAGGAGATCGATGTGTCCTGTGTCAAGATCGAGGAGGTGATTGGAGCTGGTGAGTTCCCTGAGGCACAGTGGGGAGGAAAGGCCGGGTGTGACCCCAGGGAGGGGCCAGCACCCCCTGGGTACAGAGCCAATCCCAGAACCACCTGCTGCTACCTGTGCCCTCTGCCCTGCAGGGGAATTTGGGGAAGTGTGCCGGGGTCGGCTGAAACAGCCAGGCCGCAGAGAGGTGTTTGTGGCCATCAAGACGCTGAAGGTGGGCTACACAGAGAGGCAGCGACGGGACTTCCTAAGTGAGGCCTCCATCATGGGTCAGTTTGACCACCCGAACATAATCCGACTAGAGGGTGTGGTCACTAAAAGTCGGCCGGTCATGATTCTCACCGAGTTCATGGAGAACTGTGCCCTGGACTCCTTCCTCCGGGTAAGAGCCAGCCCctagcccctctccctcccctgccccagagaGCTGCAGATGGGCAAACCACCCCCTCCCACAAGGTTAGACAGGCCCTCTCCTCCTCAAGTCTACAGATATTTACTGAGGTGGCAGGGTGCCGGGAAACAGCCAGGCCCTCAGAGCCAGGAGGACCAAGGTTCCTGTCCCGACTCTGCCCTCTGCTGCCTGTGTGACATCAGGCTGTACTTAATGAGAGTGGTAAGAGCTATTTGGATCCTCACCAGAGTTCATTGGGATGTTTTGTACAGACACCTGCCACACAGTGGGCCCCTTGTTTTCAGGGCACTCTGTACACAGTCACAGGGATGGGTGAAGCATGGTCTCCAAGGACTtagagagggtgggtgggggcccagggagcAGACACGAGGGTTTCGGGCAGCTCTGGGCCAGCAGGGAGGTGATGGGCCCACCTGAGCCTGCTTGTTGCCTCCAGCTCAACGATGGACAGTTCACAGTCATCCAGCTGGTGGGCATGTTGCGGGGCATTGCTGCGGGCATGAAATACCTGTCTGAGATGAACTATGTGCACCGAGACCTGGCTGCCCGCAACATCCTTGTCAACAGCAACCTGGTCTGCAAAGTGTCAGACTTCGGCCTCTCCCGCTTCCTGGAGGATGATCCCTCTGATCCTACTTACACCAGCTCCCTGGTACAGGAAGCAGCTgggagggggcccgggggcggggccaacCAGGCCGGGGCTTGGGGCTGGGGACCAGCCCCGAGTCATAGGGTGAAGGGCCTGTGCCCCCCCCACCAGGGCGGGAAGATCCCCATCCGCTGGACTGCCCCAGAGGCCATAGCCTATCGGAAGTTCACCTCTGCAAGTGATGTCTGGAGCTATGGAATCGTCATGTGGGAGGTCATGAGCTATGGAGAGCGACCCTACTGGGACATGAGCAACCAGGATGTGAGTGGAGCTGGCCAGAGTGCTCAGGTGGATGGGAGTCAGCTGGGGAGCCAAGTGGTGGCTCACTCCAGGTTTCCCTGTTCTCTCTTCAGGTCATCAATGCCGTAGAGCAGGATTACCGGCTGCCCCCACCCATGGACTGCCCCACAGCACTGCATCAGCTCATGCTGGACTGCTGGGTGCGGGACCGGAACCTCAGGCCCAAATTCTCCCAGATTGTCAACACCCTGGACAAGCTCATCCGTAATGCTGCCAGCCTCAAGGTCATTGCCAGTGCCCAGTCTGGGTCAGTATCTCAGCCTCTGTTCCCACTCTGTTTctgaagacttatttatttgagagggagtagGGGGAGAATGTGTAtgagagggggcggggcagagggagagggggagagacaatcccaagcagacttcctgctgatcGTGGAGCTGGACATAGGGCTTGACCTCAccacccggagatcatgacctgagccaaaatcaagaattggacatttaaccaactgagccacccaggtgccccacgttCCTGCTCTACTCTTGGACCAGCAATTCTACCCCTCCTTCCCTTGCCATCAGGATTCACcaagtctctctctcctccccacagcATGTCACAGCCCCTCCTGGACCGCACGGTCCCAGATTACACGACTTTCACGACAGTTGGTGACTGGCTAGATGCCATCAAGATGGGGCGGTACAAGGAGAGCTTCGTCAGTGCGGGGTTTGCAACCTTTGACCTGGTGGCTCAGATGACTGCAGAGTGAGTGTACCTAAGATTTGGAGAGGGAAGGCAGGGGGCCCTGAGCAAAGCCTGGAGTggtgggcagatggagagggattGACTCTGCCCTCGATCCATCTGCAGAGACCTGCTTCGGATCGGGGTCACCTTGGCTGGGCACCAGAAGAAGATCCTTAGCAGTATCCAGGACATGCGGCTGCAGATGAACCAGACACTGCCCGTGCAGGTCTGATACCTGACTCCCACTGGGTGGGTGCCCCCCAAGGACCGTGCAGGGACTCTGACCAGCCGGCTGGACTTTTGGACTTTTGGATGCCTGGCCTTAGGCTGTGGCCCAGAAGATGGAAGTTTGGGGAAGGCCCAAGCTGGGACTTCTCCAGGCCTGTGCTCCCGCCCCAGGAAGTGTGCCCCAAACCTCTTCATATTGAAGATGGATTAGGAGAGGGGGTGATGacccctccccaagcccctcaGGGCCCAGGCCTTCCTGTTCTCCAGTGGGGGATCCCCACCACCTCAGACTTCACTGTTCTTCAGTGCTGGAGGTCCTGGCAGGGTCAGGTGGAGGATGAGCCTGGGTTCTGTCGGGCCCAGCCCTGGCAGGGGTCTGGCCCCCCCAGGTAGGCAGAGTAGTCCCTCCCTCGGGAACTGGAGGAGGGGACTCCGGGAACGGGGAAATGTGACACCCCATCCTGAAGCCAGCTGGCACCTCCAGTTTGCACAGGGACTTGTTCTGGGGGCTGagggccctgccccacccccgcccttggTGCTGTCATAaaagggcaggcaggggcaggctgAGGAGTAGCCCCTTGCCCCCCAGAGACTGACTCTCAGAGCCAGAGTTTGgatgtgtatgtgagtgtgtttgtgtgtgtctgtgtgtgcgtgtgtgtctgtgcacgCACTGGCCTGCACAGAGAGCATGGGTGAGCGTGTAAAAGCTTGGCCCTGTGCCCTGCAGTGGGGCCAGCTGGGCCGTCAGCGGAATAAAGGCAATAAGATGattctcttgctccttctcttTGCGCCTCCCGAGGCGGGATTCCCTTATGCCGTCAGA
Protein-coding sequences here:
- the EPHB3 gene encoding ephrin type-B receptor 3 codes for the protein MARARPPPPPPPPPGLLPLLPPLLLLPLLLPAGCRALEETLMDTKWVTSELAWTSHPESGWEEVSGYDEAMNPIRTYQVCNVRESSQNNWLRTGFIWRREVQRVYVELKFTVRDCNSIPNIPGSCKETFNLFYYEADSDVASASSPFWMENPYVKVDTIAPDESFSRLDAGRVNTKVRSFGPLSKAGFYLAFQDQGACMSLISVRAFYKKCASTTAGFALFPETLTGAEPTSLVIAPGTCIANAVEVSVPLKLYCNGDGEWMVPVGACTCATGHEPAAKESQCRPCPPGSYKAKQGEGPCLPCPSNSRTTSPAAGICTCHSNFYRADSDSADSACTTVPSPPRGVISNVNETSLILEWSEPRDLGGRDDLLYNVICKKCHGGPGAGGTSACSRCDDNVEFVPRQLGLTERRVHISHLLAHTRYTFEVQAVNGVSGKSPLPPRYAAVNITTNQAAPSEVPTLHLHSSSGSSLTLSWAPPERPNGVILDYEMKYFEKSEGIASTVTSQKNSVQLDGLRPDARYVVQVRARTVAGYGQYSRPAEFETTSERGSGAQQLQEQLPLIVGSATAGLVFVVAVVVIAVVCLRKQRHGSDSEYTEKLQQYIAPGMKVYIDPFTYEDPNEAVREFAKEIDVSCVKIEEVIGAGEFGEVCRGRLKQPGRREVFVAIKTLKVGYTERQRRDFLSEASIMGQFDHPNIIRLEGVVTKSRPVMILTEFMENCALDSFLRLNDGQFTVIQLVGMLRGIAAGMKYLSEMNYVHRDLAARNILVNSNLVCKVSDFGLSRFLEDDPSDPTYTSSLGGKIPIRWTAPEAIAYRKFTSASDVWSYGIVMWEVMSYGERPYWDMSNQDVINAVEQDYRLPPPMDCPTALHQLMLDCWVRDRNLRPKFSQIVNTLDKLIRNAASLKVIASAQSGMSQPLLDRTVPDYTTFTTVGDWLDAIKMGRYKESFVSAGFATFDLVAQMTAEDLLRIGVTLAGHQKKILSSIQDMRLQMNQTLPVQV